A genome region from Cucurbita pepo subsp. pepo cultivar mu-cu-16 chromosome LG02, ASM280686v2, whole genome shotgun sequence includes the following:
- the LOC111788991 gene encoding cytokinin riboside 5'-monophosphate phosphoribohydrolase LOG3-like produces METQVFETNTKSRFKRICVFCGSSPGKNPSYQLGALQLAQQLVERNIDLVYGGGSIGLMGLVSQAVHDGGCHVLGVIPRTLMLRELTGETVGEVRPVSGMHQRKAEMAKQADAFIALPGGYGTLEELLEVITWAQLGIHHKPVGLLNVDGYYNALLSFIDKAVAEGFITPAARNIIVSAQTAHELMCKLEDYKPKHCGVAGWV; encoded by the exons ATGGAAACTCAAGTGTTTGAAACAAACACAAAGTCCAGATTTAAACGAATTTGTGTGTTCTGTGGTAGCAGCCCTGGCAAGAACCCGAGCTATCAACTCGGCGCTCTTCAACTAGCTCAACAACTG GTGGAAAGAAACATTGACTTGGTTTATGGAGGAGGCAGCATTGGCCTGATGGGTTTAGTCTCCCAAGCTGTGCATGATGGCGGTTGCCACGTGTTAGG TGTGATTCCAAGGACGCTGATGTTAAGAGag CTGACCGGAGAAACTGTGGGAGAAGTGAGGCCTGTGTCGGGCATGCACCAACGAAAAGCAGAGATGGCTAAACAAGCGGACGCGTTCATTGCCCTGCCAG GTGGGTATGGCACTTTAGAGGAGCTTCTGGAGGTCATAACTTGGGCTCAACTTGGAATCCACCACAAACCC GTGGGGCTGTTGAACGTGGACGGCTATTACAATGCGCTTCTTTCGTTCATTGACAAAGCCGTGGCAGAAGGTTTTATCACACCAGCTGCCCGTAACATTATTGTTTCCGCTCAGACTGCCCACGAACTCATGTGCAAGCTTGAG GATTACAAACCAAAGCACTGCGGAGTTGCCGGCTGGGTATGA
- the LOC111788992 gene encoding auxin-responsive protein SAUR50-like encodes MAIRKSTKMPQTAVLKQMLKRCSSLGKKQQQYDEQGLPLDVPKGHFVVYVGENRSRHIVPITYLNHPQFQILLQQAADEFGFDHDMGLTIPCDEHFFQSLTSTLR; translated from the coding sequence ATGGCCATCAGAAAGTCCACCAAAATGCCACAGACCGCAGTGCTGAAGCAGATGCTGAAGCGCTGCTCCAGCTTGGGGAAGAAGCAGCAGCAGTACGACGAACAGGGCCTCCCTTTGGACGTCCCCAAGGGCCATTTCGTGGTGTACGTAGGAGAAAATCGAAGCAGACACATTGTCCCCATCACATATTTGAATCACCCAcagttccaaatcttgctccAACAAGCAGCTGATGAATTTGGGTTCGATCATGACATGGGCCTCACCATTCCCTGCGATGAACACTTCTTTCAGTCCCTAACATCCACCCTTCGATGA
- the LOC111788626 gene encoding filament-like plant protein 4, with protein MDRRSWPWKKKSSEKTSDKTNTTSESAGGQGDQDGYKKPSYVQISVETYSQLTGLEDQVKIRDEQIQTLEGEIKDLNEKLSAAQSEMTTKDNLVKQHAKVAEEAVSGWEKAEAEALALKNHLETVTLSKLTAEDRASHLDGALKECMRQIRSLKEEHELKLQEVIFTKTKQWDKIKLEFESKMADLDQELLRSAAENAALSRSLQERSNMLIKISEEKSQAEADIEMLKGNIESCEREINSLKYELHIVSKELEIRNEEKNMSMRSAEAANKQHMEVVKKITKMEAECQRLRGLVRKKLPGPAALAQMKLEVESLGREYGDTRVRKSPSRPPTPHILSVSEFSLDNSQKFQKENEFLTERLLAMEEETKMLKEALAKRNSELQTSRSLCAKTASKLQSLEMQLQNGNHQRSSPKSVVQYTVEGFSCQSTTHPPSLTSMSEDGNEDGQSCADSLSIVATSDISQFREMRSEKLSKTESGSHLGLMDDFLEMEKLACLSNESNGAILASDDSNNKASEVVHQYSNGIQSEHQLDSSPSTNVASSTVDLSTDCADSDGLPLMKLRSRISMIFESISKDADTGRILEDIKCIVQDAHDALQQPTVSLSCASKEVQCPDLTCDRQANPDDAGLGVEREIALSQSATPNQPMRQDLEAAISQVHEFVLLLGKEASRVHDTVSPDGHGLGQRIEEFSATFNKFVYANTSLVDFVIVLSHVLSEASELRFSFIECKDTDGDTNSPDCIDKVALPEHKVVQNDPLEERYTSGCSHISSPTSDLEVPCDGNLVSSYESNSRLPKLSAEDIEGLKLANENLSKDLARSTEDLEATKHKLQETEQLLAESRSQLALAQKSNSLSETQLKCMVESYRSLEARSEDLETEINLLRAKSEALDNELQDEKRNHHEALSKCKELQEQLQRNEACATCSSAINDDPQKSQEIELTAAAEKLAECQETIFLLSKQLKSLRPQPDFGGSPFSERSQRGEEFNEDEPSKSGTNLVDLDQSELDTAASAMAPIVDAESPCSVSDSEGGSFLMSPSNSKHPKHRPTKSSSSSSSSAPTPEKHARGFSRFFSSKGKNSH; from the exons ATGGATCGACGAAGTTGGCCctggaagaagaaatcatcTGAGAAAACATCCGACAAGACGAATACTACGTCAGAGTCGGCAGGAGGCCAGGGTGATCAG GATGGTTACAAAAAACCAAGTTATGTACAAATTTCTGTGGAGACTTATTCACAGCTTACCGGTTTGGAGGATCAAGTAAAAATTCGCGATGAACAAATCCAGACACTGGAGGGTGAGATCAAAGATCTGAATGAGAAACTATCAGCGGCACAGTCCGAGATGACTACTAAGGACAACCTAGTCAAACAGCATGCTAAAGTTGCTGAAGAAGCTGTCTCAG GTTGGGAGAAAGCTGAAGCAGAAGCTCTTGCATTAAAAAATCATCTAGAAACCGTGACACTGTCGAAGCTCACTGCTGAAGATCGAGCGTCACATTTGGATGGTGCTCTGAAGGAATGCATGAGGCAGATAAGAAGCCTGAAAGAAGAACATGAACTTAAATTGCAAGAAGTTATTTTCACCAAGACCAAGCAGTGGGACAAAATTAAACTTGAGTTTGAATCGAAGATGGCAGACTTAGACCAAGAACTTCTTAGGTCTGCTGCTGAGAATGCCGCACTTTCAAGGTCATTACAAGAACGTTCCAACATGCTGATTAAAATAAGTGAAGAGAAGTCACAAGCTGAGGCCGACATTGAGATGTTGAAGGGCAATATTGAATCATgtgaaagagaaataaattcACTTAAATATGAACTACACATAGTATCTAAGGAGTTGGAAATCCGCAATGAAGAGAAGAATATGAGCATGAGGTCTGCTGAAGCAGCTAACAAGCAACACATGGAGGTTGTTAAGAAAATAACTAAGATGGAAGCAGAATGTCAAAGGTTACGTGGACTTGTGCGGAAGAAATTGCCTGGTCCTGCTGCACTGGCTCAAATGAAACTAGAGGTTGAAAGTTTAGGCCGGGAATATGGAGACACCCGAGTAAGGAAGTCACCTAGTAGGCCTCCAACTCCACATATATTATCTGTGTCCGAATTTTCCCTTGATAATTCACAGAAATTCCAAAAGGAGAATGAGTTCCTTACAGAACGATTGTTAGCCATGGAGGAGGAAACTAAGATGCTGAAAGAGGCTTTGGCAAAGCGTAACAGTGAATTGCAGACTTCCAGAAGTTTGTGTGCCAAGACGGCTAGTAAACTTCAAAGTTTGGAGATGCAGCTTCAAAATGGTAATCACCAAAGGAGCTCCCCAAAATCTGTTGTTCAGTACACTGTTGAAGGATTTTCATGCCAAAGCACAACTCATCCTCCCAGCTTGACCTCTATGTCTGAAGATGGAAATGAGGATGGCCAGAGTTGTGCAGATTCTCTATCCATAGTGGCGACCTCTGACATTTCCCAATTTAGAGAGATGAGAAGTGAGAAATTAAGTAAAACTGAAAGTGGAAGTCACTTGGGGCTCATGGATGACTTTCTGGAAATGGAGAAATTGGCATGCCTATCGAATGAGTCAAATGGTGCCATCCTTGCTTCAGATGATTCAAACAATAAGGCCTCTGAAGTTGTACACCAGTATTCGAATGGTATCCAGTCGGAACATCAACTGGATTCAAGTCCATCTACAAATGTTGCATCTTCTACTGTTGATTTGTCAACAGATTGTGCTGATTCCGATGGACTGCCTTTGATGAAACTCCGATCAAGAATATCTATGATTTTTGAGTCTATTTCAAAGGATGCAGATACTGGCAGAATTTTGGAGGATATTAAATGCATTGTGCAAGATGCTCATGATGCACTTCAGCAACCTACTGTCAGTTTGAGCTGTGCTTCTAAAGAAGTGCAATGCCCTGACCTGACATGCGATAGGCAAGCCAATCCTGATGATGCTGGTTTAGGAGTAGAAAGAGAAATTGCGTTATCCCAGTCTGCTACACCCAATCAGCCCATGAGGCAAGACCTGGAAGCTGCCATCTCTCAAGTTCATGAATTTGTGCTGCTCCTTGGGAAAGAAGCCTCGAGAGTTCATGATACAGTATCTCCAGATGGGCATGGTCTGGGTCAAAGGATTGAGGAATTCTCTGCCACCTTCAATAAATTTGTGTATGCGAACACAAGTTTGGTGGACTTTGTGATTGTTCTTTCTCATGTTCTATCTGAGGCCAGTGAGCTTAGATTTAGTTTCATTGAATGCAAGGATACTGATGGGGATACTAATAGTCCTGATTGCATAGACAAGGTAGCTTTACCAGAGCACAAGGTTGTCCAAAACGATCCACTGGAAGAAAGATATACAAGCGGTTGTTCCCATATTTCTAGTCCAACTTCTGATCTTGAAGTTCCTTGTGATGGAAATCTAGTCTCCAGCTATGAATCAAATTCCAGATTACCCAAACTCTCAGCAGAGGACATTGAAGGGCTAAAATTAGCCAATGAGAACCTGTCAAAGGATTTAGCAAGGTCTACAGAGGACCTTGAGGCAACAAAGCATAAACTGCAGGAAACTGAGCAGCTGCTGGCCGAATCTAGGTCACAGCTGGCATTGGCTCAGAAATCAAACAGCTTATCAGAAACACAGCTGAAATGTATGGTAGAGTCTTACAGGTCACTTGAAGCACGATCAGAAGATTTGGAAACTGAGATAAATCTTTTGAGAGCAAAATCTGAAGCATTGGATAATGAACTTCAAGATGAAAAGAGGAATCATCACGAAGCTTTGTCCAAGTGCAAGGAGCTTCAAGAACAACTACAGAG GAATGAGGCTTGCGCTACATGTTCTTCAGCAATTAATGATGATCCCCAGAAGAGCCAG GAGATAGAGTTGACTGCGGCCGCAGAGAAGTTGGCAGAATGTCAAGAAACGATTTTTCTTCTTAGCAAGCAGCTGAAATCTCTGCGCCCCCAACCGGACTTTGGTGGATCTCCATTCAGCGAGAGAAGTCAAAGAGGCGAAGAGTTTAACGAGGATGAACCATCTAAAAGTGGCACCAATCTGGTGGACCTGGATCAGTCTGAATTGGATACCGCCGCTTCTGCAATGGCACCCATAGTCGATGCAGAATCCCCTTGCAGTGTTTCTGACAGTGAAGGAGGAAGCTTCTTGATGTCTCCTAGCAATTCAAAACATCCAAAGCACAGACCAACCAAGTCAagctcctcttcctcctcttccgcTCCAACTCCAGAGAAACATGCTCGAGGATTCAGTAGATTCTTCTCCTCGAAAGGAAAGAACAGTCATTAG
- the LOC111789356 gene encoding auxin-induced protein 6B-like, producing the protein MTAGLGKCSKIRHIVRLRQMLRRWRNKARISANRIPSDVPAGHVAVCVGTSCRRFVVRATYLNHPVFKKLLVEAEEEYGFSNSGPLAIPCDESVFEEVIRFISRSEPPNSGRFVKLDDCQSYYHIGIRNRVDFWPESRPLLHGLAEKSIW; encoded by the coding sequence ATGACGGCTGGACTCGGGAAATGCAGCAAAATCCGACACATTGTCAGGCTCCGACAAATGCTCCGACGGTGGCGCAACAAGGCACGAATATCCGCCAATCGTATCCCCTCGGACGTACCGGCCGGACACGTGGCCGTTTGCGTTGGAACGAGCTGTCGACGGTTCGTCGTCCGGGCAACTTACTTGAACCACCCGGTTTTCAAGAAGCTTTTAGTCGAAGCAGAAGAGGAATACGGGTTTAGCAATTCAGGCCCCTTGGCAATCCCTTGCGACGAATCGGTTTTCGAAGAAGTGATCCGGTTCATCTCTAGATCCGAGCCACCCAACTCGGGGCGGTTCGTGAAATTGGACGATTGTCAGAGTTACTACCATATCGGAATCAGAAACAGAGTCGATTTCTGGCCGGAATCTCGGCCTTTGCTTCATGGATTGGCCGAGAAATCCATCTGGTAA
- the LOC111788990 gene encoding ATP sulfurylase 2, whose product MSLVAKLHLATSPQISLNTLQTTIKRTPVPVATYYTKIKSKPIYVSESLGFKPAMQGYSPRSLRSSIKCSLIEPDGGAVVELIVPESERASRVLEAESLPKVKLTRIDLEWVHVISEGWASPLKGFMREEEYLQSLHFNCLKIKDGSLVNMSLPIVLAIGDDVKEQIGSSPNVGLLGPNGDLVGILRSIEIFKHNKEERIARTWGTTAPGLPYVDEVITNAGNWLIGGDLEVINPIKYNDGLDHYRLSPKQLRQEFDRRQADAVFAFQLRNPVHNGHALLMNDTRKRLLDMGYKNPILLLHPLGGFTKADDVPLDVRMEQHSKVLEDGVLDPETTIVSIFPSPMHYAGPTEVQWHAKARINAGANFYIVGRDPAGMGHPTEKRDLYDPDHGKKVLSMAPGLEKLNILPFKVAAYDTVAKEMAFFDPSRAKDFLFISGTKMRTFARTGENPPDGFMCPGGWKVLVNYYKSLQAEDATSQQPALSV is encoded by the exons ATGTCTCTAGTCGCTAAGCTCCACCTCGCCACTTCTCCCCAAATCAGCCTCAATACCCTCCAAACTACAATAAAAAGAACACCTGTACCCGTTGCCACTTACTATACCAAGATTAAATCCAAACCCATTTACGTTTCTGAGTCTTTGGGGTTTAAACCCGCAATGCAGGGCTATTCGCCTCGTTCTCTGCGCTCTTCGATCAAGTGCTCGCTGATCGAGCCTGATGGTGGGGCTGTTGTCGAGTTGATTGTGCCCGAGAGTGAAAGGGCTTCGAGGGTTTTGGAGGCCGAATCATTGCCGAAGGTGAAATTGACCCGAATTGATCTCGAGTGGGTTCATGTCATTAGTGAAGGATGGGCGAGCCCATTGAAAGGGTTCATGCGAGAGGAGGAGTATTTGCAGAGTTTGCATTTCAATTGcttgaaaattaaagatgGGTCTCTTGTCAACATGTCGCTTCCCATTGTTCTTGCCATCGGCGACGATGTTAAGGAACAAATTGGGTCCTCACCCAATGTGGGGTTGCTCGGTCCCAATGGAGATTTGGTCGGCATTCTTCGCAG CATTGAGATATTCAAGCATAACAAGGAAGAGAGAATAGCTAGAACTTGGGGAACAACTGCACCAGGGCTGCCATATGTTGATGAAGTCATTACAAATGCTGGAAACTGGCTCATTGGTGGAGATCTTGAGGTAATAAACCCCATCAAATACAACGATGGACTTGATCATTATAGGCTCTCTCCGAAACAGCTACGACAAGAGTTCGATAGGCGTCAGGCCGATGCTGTTTTCGCCTTCCAGTTGAGGAACCCTGTGCATAATGGACACGCTTTGTTAATGAACGATACACGTAAACGACTTCTCGACATGGGTTACAAGAATCCAATTCTATTGCTTCATCCTTTGGGAGGTTTTACAAAAGCAGATGATGTGCCATTGGATGTTCGAATGGAGCAACATAGCAAG GTTTTAGAAGATGGAGTCCTTGACCCCGAAACAACCATCGTGTCCATTTTCCCGTCACCGATGCATTACGCCGGTCCTACTGAAGTACAATGGCATGCTAAAGCAAGGATCAACGCAGGTGCAAATTTCTACATTGTTGGTCGAGACCCTGCTGGAATGGGGCACCCAACAGAGAAGAGAGATCTATATGATCCAGACCATGGCAAGAAGGTCTTAAGTATGGCCCCTGGGCTTGAGAAGCTAAACATATTGCCCTTCAAG GTGGCTGCATATGATACTGTGGCAAAGGAGATGGCGTTCTTCGACCCTTCACGAGCAAAAGATTTCCTCTTCATCTCCGGAACAAAG ATGCGAACTTTCGCAAGGACCGGCGAGAACCCTCCCGACGGTTTCATGTGCCCCGGCGGATGGAAGGTGTTGGTGAACTACTACAAGAGCTTGCAGGCCGAAGATGCGACATCGCAGCAACCAGCATTGTCAGTTTAG